The Neisseria macacae ATCC 33926 genome contains the following window.
GATTTAAACTCAATAATACATGGGTTAAAGCTACACCCATTGGGCTTCTTGCTTTCTGCTGCAATTCATCAATGATGTCCTTCCATGCTTCATCAGATAAATTCTTCTTTTCCAATTTCTTCAAACTATCCTGCTGCATCGCCTGCCAAGCAGATTTTAATAGGTTGAATGCGGGACGACGGAAACTTTCGCCGTAATCGCCTCGAAAAAACGGCAGTAGATTATAGATAGCGGAAATCTGCAAAGCGACTGCGCCGTCCCATTTGCTGAATGTATCGAAATCGGTGGTCTCAGGTTTCTTACTATATTCTTCTGTCTCTTCCGTAGTATATTCAATGGGCAGCGTTAATAGCCTGGCAAGTTCATCATTGCTTTTTAAATTACGCTTGTTTGTAGTTTTATTGACCGTTTTTATTTCCGGCAAATGTGCGCCGCTGACCCATTCGGACAGTTTTTGAAATTCTTTCAGGTTAATGTCTTTGCGTTGATTCTCGATTTGCTGTCTGTTGTTTTCATCACGAAAATGCCAAACAACCAAAGCGACAGGAACAGAAATCAACACAATAAGAAAATTCCAATAACCTGCGGATTCTTGAACTTTATCTGTGAGAGAAATCCACTTAGGAAAATATTGAATTAACAAATACAGTAATTCAATTGAAATGACTCCTGCAATCAACATTACAGTCATATTTGAAGCACTATTGAGCCTTTTCCTGAGCCCATTTGGCTTTTTTTTAGAGTTATTTGGTTTATTTTTGTGTTGCCCCATAACTTTTTATTACCTGTTACCCGTTAATTGGTTATCAATCATTCTAGCAAACAATATAATCTAAAACTATTTTGCTATAAAGTATTTTTTATATCCCTCAATATTATATATTCAAATAAAAACAGAGCATTGTATCTGGCTTCATTACCAAAAAGGTCGTCTGAAAACCTTGAAATCAGGTTTTCAGACGACCTTTTGTCTTGGTTTCGGGTGTTATTTCTTCAATTCCGCCAAAATCTCGTCAACGGTTTTCTTCGCGTCGCCGAAGCACATTACGCTGTTTTCGTTGAAGAACAGCGGGTTTTGTACGCCTGCGTAGCCGGTGTTCATCGAGCGTTTGAAGACGACGACTTCTTTTGCCTTCCACACTTCCAATACGGGCATGCCGGCAATCGGGCTGTTCGGGTCGGTTTGGGCGGCGGGGTTGACGGTGTCGTTCGCGCCGATAACCAGCACTACGTCGGTTTCGGGGAAGTCGTCGTTGATTTCGTCCATTTCCAACACGATGTCGTAGGGTACTTTGGCTTCGGCGAGCAGTACGTTCATATGACCGGGCAGACGGCCGGCGACGGGGTGGATGCCGAAGCGTACTTCGGTGCCGTTTTTACGCAAAAGCTCGGTGATTTCGGCAACGGGGTATTGCGCCTGCGCCACTGCCATGCCGTAGCCCGGGGTGATGATGACGCTGCTGGCGTTGCGCAGCATTTCGGCGACTTCGGCGGGTTTGACTTCGCGGTATTCACCAACTTCTTGGCTGCCTGAGGCTGCGGCGGAACCGTCGGTACCGAAGCCGCCTGCGATGACGGAGATGAAGGATCGGTTCATGGCTTTACACATGATGTAGGACAGAATCGCGCCGCTGGAGCCGACAAGTGCGCCGGTAACGATAAGCAGGTCGTTGGAGAGCATGAAGCCTGCCGCTGCGGCCGCCCAGCCGGAATAGGAGTTCAGCATGGACACGACCACGGGCATATCCGCGCCGCCGATGGAGGCGACCAAGTGCCAGCCGAATGCGAGGGCGATCAGGGTCATCAGGATCAGGATGAAGCCGCTGCCGTCAACGGATACGAACACCAGCATCAGGATAAAGGATAAAACCAATGCGGCGAGGTTGAGCTTGTGTTTGGCGGGCAGTTGCAGCGGCGCGCTGCTGATTTTACCGTTGAGCTTGCCGAACGCGACCAGCGAGCCGGTAAAGGTTACGGCGCCGATGAAGATGCCCAAATAGACTTCGACCAGATGGATGGTGTGCATATCGTGCGAAACGTTGCCCGGCGCGATATAGCTGTTGAAGCCGACCAAAACGGCTGCCAAGCCGACGAAGCTGTGCAAAAGCGCAATCAGCTCGGGCATTTCGGTCATTTCTACTTTTTTAGCTTTGTAGATGCCGATGGCGGCGCCAATCAGCATGGCGATGATGATCCAGCCCAGTCCGTGGGTGTTTTCGGAAAACACGGTAACGAACAAGGCGACCGCCATCCCCGCTACGCCGGAATAACAGCCCTGCTTGGCGGTTTCCTGCTTGGACAGCCCTGCCAGCGAGAAGATGAACAGTATCGCGGCTACGATGTACGCCGCTGTAACGAGTCCTGAAGACATGGTGATTCTCCAATTATTTGTGAAAGTAACTGTGTTTTTTTAATCGGGTCGTCTGAAAACTGAATTTCGGGTTTTCAGACGACCCTGATGCTTAGTATTTTTCAAAGACGACTATGACAAACTCCCTCCGCACCAGATTGCCGCTTTTGCTGACCGCCCAATCGCGGCTTCGCTGTTCCCGAATGCAGCGCAACGGCAGGTTTCCCGACAGAGAGCGGATGTCGGCGGCATCATAGAGCGCGAAGCCGTGCGCGGCAAACGGCAGTTTCGCCATAAAGTCTTTTTCGCAAAAATTCAGGCATAGCCGCCCGCCGGATTTCAGCACGCGGCTCAGTTCTGAAAGCGCGCTTGGTGCGTCGTCCCAAAAATAGACGGTATTGACGGAAACGATTTTGTCGAAGCTTTCATCGGTAAAAGGCAGCGCGCCGCCGTCGTACAGCCGGTAATTCGCCAGCCCTGCTTCGAGAAACGGGGCATTGAATGCCTGCGCCTGTGCGTGCATTAACGGGGAAATTTCCAAACCTGTGTAATGCAGGTTTTCTGCCTGCGACAAAATGTAGCCGAGCAGCCCGCCGTTGCCGCAACCCGTTTCTAGGATGCGGTCTCCGTTTTGCAGCTGCACCGCTTCAAATGAACCGAGAATCTGTGTCAGGTTGCGCAGGTTCATCATCTGCCCGAACGCTGTTCCCGCTTCGTCATGCGGGCAGCGCAGTTGGGCGGCGGTTTGTTCGGGGGACAGGTTCATAGGGTTCTCCGACTATCGGGGCGGTTGATTCAACGTCGTCTGAAAATCTGAAATGAGGGTTTTCAGACGACCTCTGTATCCGGTTTCCTATTCGCCGCCGAATTGTGCCAAAAATTCTTCTTCGGTCAGCTTGGGCGTGTCGTTTGCCAGTTCGTAATACGGGGCTTTGGCGTCGATGTAAATCTGCTCTTCCAATTTGAAATCGGCGTTGTCGGCAAACAGTCCGGCAAAGACGAAATAGCTGTCGTTCGGCAGGAAATGGTAGAACAAATGTGTACCGCAGTTTTTGCAGAACGCGCGTTCCGCCCATTCGGACGAATGGTAGCGGGCGATATTTTCACCGCCATCGATTTTAGGCGGCTTGGCAGCAATCAGCGAAAACGTCGCACCGCTGCCCCAAGTGCGGCACATGCCGCAATGGCAGGCGTGGACATGTTTGTCGTGTTCCACTTCTAAAGATACGTTGCCGCACAGGCATTTTGCTTTCATGATCGAACTCCTTATATTTGAAAGCTGACTTCTAGGTCGTCTGAAACGGTGTTGCCAAAACTTACGTCGCTCGTTTTCAGACGACCCCGCTGTCAGACAGCGGCTACAAACAGCCCGATGGTGCAGACAAATCCGCCCGTCCACATTGCCGAACGCAGGCTTGGTTTGTCTTTCAGATAGCTGAAAATATAAGCGATGCGGAAGGCAATGAACGATACTGCCAAAAGGTTGATGGTCGCTTGTTCGGCGTTGCCTGTGGCGTGTGCCACCAAAACAGCAGCGGCAAACGGGGCGAATACTTCAAAACCGTTTTGCTGGGCGGCATTGGCACGCGCCGACAAGCCTTGCGTGCGGGCGAGGAAATCGCGCGGATTTCGGTTGTCCGACGGCTGAAAACCGCCCTGCGCTTTGGCGATGAAGGAACAAAACAGCGGCAGCAGCGATGCGATCAGAATGCACCAATAGGCTAAAGTCATGGTTTACCCTTTCCTAAACATGTTCAACATCCGGCGCGTTACGAAGAAGCCGCCGAAGATGTTGATGCTGGCAATCAGGATGGCGATGAAGGCCAGCAGGGTAACGAAGCCGTTGCCTTGGCTGATTTGCAGCAGCGCGCCGACGACGATGATGCCGGAAATGGCGTTGGTCACGGACATCAGCGGGGTATGCAGCGAGTGGCTGACGTTCCAAACGACGTAGTAGCCGATGACGCAGGCGAGGACGAACACGATAAAGTGGTTCAAGAATGCTGCGGGCGCGACCGCTCCGACCCACAGCACCAATACGGCGGCGATGACGGCGGGCGCGAGTTTTTTCCACAGGGGAAGGGGTTTCGGCTCAGGCTTGGCGGCAGGCGCGGCTTTTTCAGACGACGTTTGCTGCGGCTGGGCGGAAACTTGAATCGGCGGAGGCGGGAAGGTGATTTCGCCGTCGCGGGTAACGGTCATGTTACGGATAATCACGTCTTCGAAGTCCAACGTGATTTCGCCGTCTTTGTTCGGGCTTAACAGCTTGGTCAGATTCACCAAGTTGGTGGCGTAAAGCTGGGAAGCCTGTCCGGCAAGGCGGTTTGCCATGTCGGTGTAGCCGATGATTTTCACGCCGTTGTCGGTTACGAACAATTCGCCCGGCTTGGTGAGTTCGCAGTTACCGCCCGTCGCCGCCGCCAAATCGACGATGACGGAGCCGGATTTCATGCTTTCCACCATTTCTTTGGTAATCAGCTTGGGCGCGGGTTTGCCCGGAATGGCGGCGGTAGTGATGATGATGTCCACCTCTTTCGCCTGTTCGGCAAAGAGCTTCATCTCGGCGGCGATAAATTCGTCGCTCATCACTTTGGCGTAGCCGTCGCCGCTGCCGCCCGATTCTTGCGGGAAGTCGAGTTTCAGGAACTTGCCGCCCATCGATTCGATTTGTTCCGCCACTTCCAAGCGGGTATCAAACGCGCGCACCACTGCGCCGAGCGAGTTTGCCGTACCGATTGCCGCCAAACCCGCCACACCTGCACCAATCACCAAAACCTGCGCGGGCGGCACTTTGCCGGCGGCAGTGATTTGACCGGTGAAGAAACGGCCAAAGGCGTTGGCGGCTTCAATCACGGCGCGGTAGCCGCTGATGTTTGCCATCGAAGACAAAGCGTCCAAAGCCTGCGCGCGCGAAATGCGGGGTACCATGTCCATCGCCAACGCGTTCACTTTCTTGGCGCGCAAGGCTTCCACCAAAGCCTCGTTTTGGCGCGGCCACAGGAAGCTGACAATGGTCTGCCCTTCTTTGAGCAGCGGCAGCTCGCCTTCGGACGGCGCGTTGACCTTATAAATCAAAGGACAGGCCCAAACCGTCGCTTTGTCGGCAACGGTCGCGCCTGCTGTTTGGTAAGCGGCATCGTCCAAACTTGCCGCCAAACCTGCGCCGCTTTCGACAACGGTTTCAAAGCCCAGTTTGCTCAACAGGGCAACGGTGGCAGGCGTACAGGCGACGCGGGTTTCGCCGGATAATGACTCGCGTGGGATACCGATTTTCATCTCTGAATCCTTTTTTAGGTTGTCTGTATATAAATGTTAATATATTCCATATAATCCCCTTATAGCGAATTTTCAGTGGACTGGCAATAGGCAAGCCGACAATTCGGCATTTCCTCCCTGTATTGCCTTACACATACTGCCGTCTGCGTTTGAAATCATTTCCGAAAATACGGCTTGGGTGCCGTAACATTTTTCGCTGTTTCACTATATAATCCGTATTTTTTGAGCCACCGCCATGCCGCACGCCCTCGTCCTCCAATTCCCCTCCGCCGAAGCCCTGCCTTCCGCCCTCCTCACCCGCCTGCCCGAGCCTGATTACGCCGATGAAAAACGTATGCGTTTTATCGTTGAAGAAGGGTTTTCTTTAAGCGGGGCAGACGCGGCGTTGCTGGACAGCCGTCAAATCGACCACGCCGTGTTGCCCGATAGGGCGTTTGGCGAACTCGGGCTGATTGTCAGCGATATGGATTCGACGCTGATTACCATTGAATGTGTCGATGAAATTGCGGCGGGCGTCGGCTTGAAAGACCGCGTGGCGGAAATTACCGAACGCTCGATGCGCGGCGAATTGGATTTCGAGCAGTCTTTGCGCAGCCGCGTCGCCCTGTTGGCGGGATTGGACGAGCGGGTTTTGGCGGAGGTTTATGAAAACGTTTTGCAGCTCTCGCCCGGCGCGGAATTTTTGCTGGACGAATGCAAGGCGCACGGCGTGAAATTCATGCTGGTGTCGGGCGGATTCACGTTTTTCACCGAAAGGCTGCAACAACGCCTCGGCTTCGAATACCAACACGCCAATGTTTTGGAAATTGAAAACGGCAAGCTGACAGGTCGTCTGAAAGGCAGAATCATCGACGCGCAGGCAAAGGCGGATTTATTGCGCGAATACCGCGACCGCCTCGGATTGCAGCCGCATCAGGTTTTGGCGATGGGCGACGGTGCGAACGATATTCCGATGCTCAAAGAAGCGGGCGTAGGCGTGGCTTACCGCGCCAAACCGAAAGCGCAGGCAGTCGCCGATGCCTGCATCAACTTCGGCGGGCTGGAGCGCGTCAGGGGTTGGTTTAAATAAACCGCCGGTATCGTTTGTCAGGAGTTTCCCGTTAAAACCAAGGTCGTCTGAAAAATTTTCAGACGACCTTTTTGCTGTTTGAAATATCGTAATGACTGTAAACGTAATGCCAAGGGACACGCCGTCTCAACATACCAAAACAGGTTTGCATCCCGCTCCCGAACACCACCCTCTTTATCCCCGTAACAGCCTTATCCCTTCTTCCTGCCAGATGGAAAAACAAGTAATTAATCAACACAGTTATTACTATTAATCAAATAATTTAATTATGACTCAAAAATATTGACTTAAATTAAACAAAACCGTTTTCTTATTCACAAACTATCTGACATTCTTTATACTACCAAAGTATTAATTAACTACGCACAATGAACTAAACCAATAAAAGGAGCTCTAAGAATGAAACACCAGCTACTCCTTCTGCCGATTGCCTTAGCCGTCTCCCAGGCTTGGGCGGACACAGACCCTGTTCCCGAAGAAACTGTTATCCTTTCCCCCGTTACCGTCACCGGCACACAACAACAAAAAGCCAATAGCGTTACTTTCAACCCCAAAGCTGCTTTGCAACCCCTCCCTGCCGGAGACGGTGCGGACCTTTTACAATCCGTGCCCAACATGAGCATCATCCGCAAAGGCGGAAGCTCGGGCGATCCGCTGTTCCGCGGTTTGGGCGGTTCGCGCCTGTCGATTAACGCCGACGACCAGTTTATTTACGGCGGCTGCAGCATGCGTATGGACCCGCCGACTGCCTACATCCACCCGAATTCTTTCGACAAAGTCGTCGTCACCAAAGGCCCGCAAACCGTAACCCAAGGCATGGGTTTGGTCAGCGGCTCGGTACAATTCATCCGCAAAGACCCTGATTTCAGCGAAAAACCTTACAACATCAACGCCTCCCTGACCGCAGGCAGCAACGACCGCCGCGACGGTTCGCTTGAAGCCGAATTCGGCGGCAAATACGGCTACGTCCGCAGCAATATTTCCCATAACGAGGCCGGCGACTACAAAGACGGCTCAGGCAAACGCGTCCACTCCCATTTCAAACGCGACAGCCAAATGCTGCAACTGGGCATCACCCCGACCGAAAACACCACCATCGCCGGCACATACGAACGCAGCAGAGCCAAGGTCGCCTACGCCGACCGCATGATGGACGGCAGCAAATTCGACCGCGACGCATGGAACGTCCGCTTTACCCAACGCAACCTCACCCCTTGGTTCAGCGAACTCGAATTGCGCTACGGTGAAAGCGAAATCGACCACGTCATGGACACATACAGCCTGCGCACCATCCGCAATCCCGCAGGCAAACAGATTAAAAACGCCAACAACCCCAAACGCAATACCGACACAGGTCGTCTGAAAGCCACCTTCGATTGGGATAACCTCAACCTGCAAACCGGCGTAGATTATATGGACGACGTACACGTCGCCCGCATGGAACGCGGCGGCGACGGTTACCGCCACAAGCCCTATATGCCCAATCAAAGTTTCAAACAATGGGGCGTTTTCACCGAAGCCGCCTGGCAGCAAACCGACAAACAACGTTGGGTAGCAGGCTTGCGCCACGACCGTGTCAAAGCGCATTACGATTCCGCAGACGTAACCGATCCTGTTTTGAAACATCAGAAATTCAACTTGAATTCCGGTTTCTTACGTTGGGAACGTGATACGGATAACGGCTTGAAATACTACGCCGGATTCGGTATCGCCGAACGCTCGCCCGACTACTGGGAACGTCTGCGCGCCAAAAAGAAAATCATCCATCCCGAACAAAACCGCCAAATCGATGCGGGCATCATCTGGAAACGTCCCAACCTCCATGCCTCCGTATCCGTATTCGGCAGCGATGTCAAAAACTTCATCATACTCGAACGCCAAGGCACGGATTTAGGCGTACGCAACGTTAAAGCCTCGCGTTTCGGCGGCGAAGCCGAAGTCAAATGGACGTTTGCACCCAATTGGGAAATCGGCAGCAGCCTCGCCTACACCCACGGCAAAAACCGTACCGACGGCAAACCTTTGGCGCAAACCCCGCCGCTCGAGTGGAACAACACCCTCGCCTTCGACAACGGCAAATTCAGCGCAGGCGCGTTATGGCGCGTCGTGGCGAAACAAAACCGTTACAGCAAAGGTCAAGGCAATATCGTCGGTCAGGACATCGGCGCCTCTTCCGGCTTCGGCGTACTCTCGCTCAATGCCGGCTGGAAATTCAGCAAATACGCTACCTTGCAGGCCGGTATAGACAACGTGTTCAACAAAACCTATGCCGAATTCGTCAGCAAAGGCGGCGACCCTTCAGCAGGCACGCAAACCTTGCGCGTCAACGAACCCGGCCGTACCGCTTGGTTGAGGTTGCAAGCGAAATTCTGATGTTGAGTTGAGAAAGTGAAAGGTCGTCTGAAAACCCGATTGTGAGTTTTCAGACGACCTTTTTGATGATGGCTTTAAAGCGAAGCTGTTTTACAAGAGACGATGTTTTAGTGATTCAAATCATATTCAAACCATACGGAACAGTTGAAATATCGTACCGAGATGAAAGCTTAAACCCAAACCCCTGTATTTTTACCCGCCACCGCCCCACAAATTTATAAAGGAACAAACCGGAAACCCTGTTCATCAACCTCCAGTATGGAAGCGTAATCAGGCTTCCAGTCCCCCAACACAATACGGGTAAAGCCATCTTCCTGATGGATATGCTCACGGTGGGTGTGTCCGTGAATCAACAGTTGGGCATGATGCCGACGCACAATATCTGCGGTGAATTGCGGCTGGACGTCCATGATTTCGGCAGCTTTATATTGTTTGCCCTGCTTGCTGGTGCGGCGTATTTTGCGGGCGATTTTCAGGCGCAGGGCAAGCGGCAGGCTTAGGAATAGGCGTTGCAGCCATTTTTGGTGAACAACCTTTCTGAACTTCTGATAACGCGCATCATCGATACACAAAGTATCTCCGTGGCAAATCAAGGCAGAGCTGCCGTATAAATCGACCACCGCATATTCGGGCAGCAACTTCATACCGGATTGCGCTGCAAATTGCTTTCCGATCAAAAAATCCCGATTGCCGTGTACAAAGAAACATTCCACCCCGCGCTGCACGACCGATTGAATCGCTTGCGCGATGGTTTGGGTCAATTCGGATTGTTCGTCGTCGCCTATCCAAAAATCAAACAAATCCCCCAAAATATAAACCGAACGCGCCTTTGGTGCTTTTTCGCGCATAAAGCGCAAAAACAATTCGGTCAATTCGGGATGGGATTCGCTCAGGTGCAAATCGGAAATAAAGTAAATCGGCATGGCGGGCAACAGGTGTGAAATCCTTGCCATTATAGGTTTTCAGACGACCTTTGTATATCGGCCGCCAACGTATGTGGCATGGTCTCACCCGTTGCCGGAACTTCGCTCAATTTCTCTTTTTATCCGACATTCAGGCAGGCAATGATTTGAAACCCGATCCAATCAGCCGCATTGGACGATTTTTTGATAACTGTCTTCCTGATGCACATCACTGACAGGAACAACGTAAAACAATTCATTGCTGCGGACAAAACGGTTGACCAAATCCCTATCGATATCAAATACATGATGGCGCAAGCCGTTCAAGCCGCGGAATATCATGGTTTTCCAGTCCGCATACCCGTTGGCGTTGGGGCGGATATCGTTCATCGCGTCCAGCGCCAGCAGTTTGCGGTTCTGCTCTTCCTTGTTCAAAGGCAGGGAATAAACGGAGTGGAAATGGAACGGCTGACCGAACATCGGCGGCAGGCTCAACATCGAGCCGGACTTGCCGATCGGGAAATCGTCGCTCAAAAAATGCAGCGTATGCAAAAACAGCGAGCCTTTCCGATAATCCAATTGTTTCAACGCTTCAACCGCAGCAATCGTCGTATATTGATGGTCTTTGTGTGCATCAATATTGGGCGACGGGCTGACGATGATGTCGGGCTGGAAGGTTTCGATAATATAGGCCAGATTATTGACCAGACCGCGCCAATTCGAGCCGCCGTTCAAGCCTTTGGACAAAGGCGAGGTATTGGCACGGCGGAACAGATTGACATCCGCCGTATCCAGTTTGGTCGACTTCACATCGGCATCAGGATTCTGCTTCATGACTTGCAATGTGCTGTCAAAATAGCCGAGCTGCAAAATGTTTTCAGACGACACCCCCGCCAAAAGCGGCACGGTCAGGCTGTTCCATACGCGCATCCTGCCCTTTTGCAGATACTGCGCCTGCATTTGCTCGGGATTGCGCGCATACAGATTGTTGTAATGGAAGCTGCCGCCCTCCCCTGCGGTAATCGTAACCACCAACGTATCGGCAGCATGTTTTTCATATAATCCGTAAGCCGCCAATTCCGCATCATCCGCATGGGGCGCAAGGACCAGGATTTTTTTACCGCTCAAACACTCACGCGGATAAACCGACAATTCGACTTCCTGATCAGGCAGGGACACGCGGTTGCCGCTTAATGTAATTTTTCTGCTGCCGTCGTCGAAGGTATCGGTCAAATTGAGGTAGCGCGCGCCGTTGCCGCCATGTTCGACATACGCCCGCCATTCCCCGCGGTTGGTTTTGACGCCGATCCAAGGCATCACCAATCTGCCCAGCCAACCTGATTTCACGTTGATTCTGGCGATTACCGTATCATTCGCGCCGATGGTGTCGGGCAAGATCAGTTCGCCCTCACGCAAACTGACTGTCGCCGACTTGGGCAATTGACCGTATTCGTAATCGCGGCTGACATCGTAAGCAAAGCGTTTTCTGCGAATTGATGCCACGATAAAGGCAGCAATTACAAGCAGGCAAAGTATCATGCAAAACAATACTAGCAATAACATTTTATTCCCCTGTGATTATTTCCTTTATCTTATTATCTAAAAATGCGCCCGTCTTAACTTTCTAACAAACGGTCGTTTTAAAAACCAAACGTCATTTAAAAGAGTAATTTACAATTTGAAATCATACAGTTTTCAATTGCACAATCCCTTTATTTATAAGCGGTCTGCGCCATCTGACCGTTAAATTTCGAGCAGCCTTCCCCATAAAATAAACACATGGGAAACCTGTCGCGACAATGCAAAGGTCGTCTGAAACCATCTATGCCTTCACGCCCATCATGTTTCTTGCCATATTTGAAACAAAAAATCGAACACCAAGCGTTCAGACGACCTTTTCTGCCCCTTGATACCAACAACCCGCCCAAAAACAAACCGACCGCTGTATCTCGCGGTCGGTTTTTTGGATTTTTTATTATCAAACGTCGTCTGAAACCTTTTTCAGACGACGTTTTACGCTTTACCACATCAAGATTGAAGGCTCCGGCGTCACCTGATAACCCTCCTTGCGCAACTTCTCAATCAAGCCTTGTTCAGACATCAGGTGCATGATGCCTACGGCAAAAACCGTTTTCTTTTTAGCAGATATCTCTTTGATTTTCGGCAGCCAATTTTGATTGCGCTTAATCAGCAAATCGCTGCGTACCCAAGATAAAGCGGGAATAGTATCGGGATACTTTTGAGCAAATTCCTTTTCGAATTCAGTTTGCACCAAAGGTAAATCCTCGAACTTTCCTTTCTCATAGGCATTGAAAAGACGTTTGGTTTCCCGCTCGGCATACTCTTCATTCGTTCTCAATGTCAACATTTTAATCATCAACTTTTCCGACTGACTGGCAAAAATTTGAGAAAAATCCATCACATCCTCTAAAGCAAGGCGTGTTTTACCGGACTCTTGTGCCGCTTTCGACAGCAAAATATCCACACCTGTCTGGTTGCTGTATTCAGGCGGATAAATACTTAAAGCAAACAGCAACACCGCCCAAGGATGCATGTGGTCGATGTACGGTGCCATCTGAGCCAACTCCGGACTTTTCATAAAGTCCTGTTGCAACAGTTCAAAATTCTTATCGCCCAACTTGGATTTCAAAGAATCTTGACTATAAATTTTTTGCATAAACTCTTGATATTTCGCCATCTCTTCATCATTGATCTGGGGCAGCATATCGGCCTCGGTAACCAACTGTTCGGCAGATGCCAGCAGATTCTTTGCATCTTTAGACAAGGTGGCATTGGGCTTACCGATATGGATGGTACCGACCAAATAAGAATCCGGCTGCCCAGCTTTACTGATTTTCCAAACATTACTGGTTAATTTAGGGGTATCCCAATTCAATTCAGGACGGATAACAACAGAAGCCGCTTTTTCTTGCTTTGCTGCCGGTTTCTCCGAAACCTCCTGTTTA
Protein-coding sequences here:
- a CDS encoding PIG-L deacetylase family protein, coding for MLLLVLFCMILCLLVIAAFIVASIRRKRFAYDVSRDYEYGQLPKSATVSLREGELILPDTIGANDTVIARINVKSGWLGRLVMPWIGVKTNRGEWRAYVEHGGNGARYLNLTDTFDDGSRKITLSGNRVSLPDQEVELSVYPRECLSGKKILVLAPHADDAELAAYGLYEKHAADTLVVTITAGEGGSFHYNNLYARNPEQMQAQYLQKGRMRVWNSLTVPLLAGVSSENILQLGYFDSTLQVMKQNPDADVKSTKLDTADVNLFRRANTSPLSKGLNGGSNWRGLVNNLAYIIETFQPDIIVSPSPNIDAHKDHQYTTIAAVEALKQLDYRKGSLFLHTLHFLSDDFPIGKSGSMLSLPPMFGQPFHFHSVYSLPLNKEEQNRKLLALDAMNDIRPNANGYADWKTMIFRGLNGLRHHVFDIDRDLVNRFVRSNELFYVVPVSDVHQEDSYQKIVQCG
- a CDS encoding TonB-dependent copper receptor, which codes for MKHQLLLLPIALAVSQAWADTDPVPEETVILSPVTVTGTQQQKANSVTFNPKAALQPLPAGDGADLLQSVPNMSIIRKGGSSGDPLFRGLGGSRLSINADDQFIYGGCSMRMDPPTAYIHPNSFDKVVVTKGPQTVTQGMGLVSGSVQFIRKDPDFSEKPYNINASLTAGSNDRRDGSLEAEFGGKYGYVRSNISHNEAGDYKDGSGKRVHSHFKRDSQMLQLGITPTENTTIAGTYERSRAKVAYADRMMDGSKFDRDAWNVRFTQRNLTPWFSELELRYGESEIDHVMDTYSLRTIRNPAGKQIKNANNPKRNTDTGRLKATFDWDNLNLQTGVDYMDDVHVARMERGGDGYRHKPYMPNQSFKQWGVFTEAAWQQTDKQRWVAGLRHDRVKAHYDSADVTDPVLKHQKFNLNSGFLRWERDTDNGLKYYAGFGIAERSPDYWERLRAKKKIIHPEQNRQIDAGIIWKRPNLHASVSVFGSDVKNFIILERQGTDLGVRNVKASRFGGEAEVKWTFAPNWEIGSSLAYTHGKNRTDGKPLAQTPPLEWNNTLAFDNGKFSAGALWRVVAKQNRYSKGQGNIVGQDIGASSGFGVLSLNAGWKFSKYATLQAGIDNVFNKTYAEFVSKGGDPSAGTQTLRVNEPGRTAWLRLQAKF
- the lpxH gene encoding UDP-2,3-diacylglucosamine diphosphatase yields the protein MPIYFISDLHLSESHPELTELFLRFMREKAPKARSVYILGDLFDFWIGDDEQSELTQTIAQAIQSVVQRGVECFFVHGNRDFLIGKQFAAQSGMKLLPEYAVVDLYGSSALICHGDTLCIDDARYQKFRKVVHQKWLQRLFLSLPLALRLKIARKIRRTSKQGKQYKAAEIMDVQPQFTADIVRRHHAQLLIHGHTHREHIHQEDGFTRIVLGDWKPDYASILEVDEQGFRFVPL
- a CDS encoding TraB/GumN family protein, which codes for MNKLLSLLAVCLAIVPLSACKQEVSEKPAAKQEKAASVVIRPELNWDTPKLTSNVWKISKAGQPDSYLVGTIHIGKPNATLSKDAKNLLASAEQLVTEADMLPQINDEEMAKYQEFMQKIYSQDSLKSKLGDKNFELLQQDFMKSPELAQMAPYIDHMHPWAVLLFALSIYPPEYSNQTGVDILLSKAAQESGKTRLALEDVMDFSQIFASQSEKLMIKMLTLRTNEEYAERETKRLFNAYEKGKFEDLPLVQTEFEKEFAQKYPDTIPALSWVRSDLLIKRNQNWLPKIKEISAKKKTVFAVGIMHLMSEQGLIEKLRKEGYQVTPEPSILMW